Proteins found in one Aethina tumida isolate Nest 87 chromosome 1, icAetTumi1.1, whole genome shotgun sequence genomic segment:
- the LOC109601923 gene encoding EH domain-containing protein 1 isoform X2 — protein MYDKNEGMIPGNALIVDPKRQFKPLAKFGNSFLNRFQCSLVNSPVLRNMTIIDTPGILSGEKQRIDRGYDFIGVLEWFAERVDRIILLFDAHKLDISDEFRRAIEALRGHDDKIRIVLNKADMIDSNQLLRVYGAMMWSLGKVLRYPEVSRVYIGSFWDQPLQFDCNRKLFEEEEQNLFRDLQSLPRNTVLRRLNDLIKRARMAKVHAYIISELKKDMPIVFRKDSKKTHLIKHLSDVFVRIQRQYMFPAGDFPDITKMQSILIHQDFNKFPTLNKKLIDNLDDTLNYDISSLMSKFSLELDDSHKIEGGAFARVTSVESPFGYMRGEGVDAGSGETEWVVSKDKLQYDQKFIEMHPVDGKITASVAKEEMIRSKLPNSVLSKIWKLSDIDKDDMLDSEEFALAMHLIKIKVEGNDLPAELPAHLVPPSRRIQ, from the exons ATGTATGATAAAAATGAGGGCATGATTCCTGGTAATGCATTGATTGTGGATCCTAAAAGACAATTTAAACCTTTGGCCAAATTTGGTAATTCATTTCTGAATCGTTTCCAATGCTCCTTGGTAAATTCTCCCGTGCTGAGAAACATGACTATCATCGACACACCTGGTATATTATCTGGTGAGAAGCAACGTATCGATCGAGGATACGATTTCATCGGTGTACTGGAATGGTTTGCGGAAAGAGTTGACAGAATTATATTGCTGTTTGATGCACATAAACTAGATATTTCCGATGAGTTCAGGAGAGCAATAGAAGCACTTAGGGGACACGATGATAAAATTAGGATTGTCCTAAATAAAGCTGATATGATAGACAGCAATCAATTGTTGAGAGTTTATGGGGCTATGATGTGGTCTTTGGGAAAAGTACTACGATATCCAGAAGTATCGCG GGTTTACATTGGTTCATTTTGGGATCAGCCACTGCAGTTTGATTGTAACCGCAAGTTATTTGAAGAAGAGGAACAAAATCTTTTCagagatttgcaatctttacCCAGAAATACTGTGTTGAGAAGACTGAACGACCTAATAAAACGTGCTAGGATGGCAAAAGTTCATGCATATATTAtttctgaattaaaaaagGACATGCCTATAGTTTTCAGGAAAGACTCTAAAAAAACACATctcattaaacatttaa GTGATGTTTTTGTTCGAATTCAACGTCAGTATATGTTTCCTGCTGGTGATTTTCCTGACATAACAAAAATGCAGAGCATTCTTATTCaccaagattttaataaatttccgaCTCTTAATAAGAAGTTAATTGACAATCTTGATGACACCTTGAACTATGATATATCCTCTTTAATGTCGAAATTCAGCCTGGAACTTGATGATTCGCATAAAATTGAGGGTGGAGCTTTCGCACGAGTCACATCGGTAGAATCACCGTTTGGATATATGCGAGGTGAAGGTGTGGATGCTGGGTCCGGTGAAACTGAATGGGTAGTTAGTAAGGATAAGCTGCAATATGAtcagaaatttattgaaatgcaTCCGGTCGATGGAAAAATCACTGCCTCAG ttgccAAGGAGGAGATGATTAGGTCGAAGTTACCTAATTCAGTTTTGAGTAAGATTTGGAAATTGTCTGATATTGATAAAGACGATATGTTGGACTCGGAGGAATTCGCATTGGCCATGCATCTCATCAAGATAAAAGTTGAAGGAAATGATTTACCAGCGGAATTACCTGCACATCTAGTGCCTCCATCGAGAAGAattcaataa
- the LOC109602304 gene encoding uncharacterized protein LOC109602304, protein MFRYVAVFVCVVSLAQAGRKQPVAQASHHIETVISGHGGDIGGDSGKYSSGAELSSLAHSSAIQAKTAVQNQHTAGSQAAFGAKSSLAQAALGAAATAQAALVGKQAIVQGLKKQLLEAQHQLQAEVAQLHQTQQAAAAATEAAGQGQASLNAVTAALAAAQGAATHAQEAASAAANVAASQHQMVVDAKQRVSQITAELHSALGQLAETEASAQKALSAAAVAQSNAAAAGAAVAVAAESAQTGHGGHGDYEGESDGGKGYY, encoded by the exons ATGTTCAGATACGTTGCCGTATTCGTCTGCGTTG tCTCCCTTGCCCAGGCCGGTCGTAAACAACCGGTTGCTCAAGCTTCACATCACATTGAGACTGTTATTAGTGGACATGGTGGAGATATAGGAGGAGATT ctgGTAAATACTCATCTGGCGCTGAATTGAGCAGTTTGGCCCACAGTTCTGCTATTCAAGCTAAGACCGCTGTCCAAAACCAACATACAGCTGGAAGCCAAGCTGCTTTTGGTGCCAAGAGCAGTTTAGCTCAAGCTGCGTTAGGA GCCGCAGCAACCGCCCAAGCTGCCTTGGTCGGCAAACAAGCAATCGTCCAAGGTTTGAAGAAACAACTGCTCGAAGCCCAACACCAACTCCAAGCTGAAGTGGCCCAATTGCACCAAACCCAACAAGCTGCCGCCGCCGCTACCGAAGCCGCCGGCCAAGGCCAGGCCAGTCTGAACGCCGTTACTGCCGCTCTTGCCGCCGCCCAAGGTGCCGCCACCCACGCCCAGGAAGCCGCTTCCGCTGCCGCTAACGTTGCCGCTTCCCAACATCAAATGGTTGTAGACGCCAAACAACGTGTATCTCAGATCACCGCCGAACTGCACTCCGCTCTGGGACAGCTGGCCGAAACTGAAGCTTCCGCCCAAAAGGCTCTGTCCGCCGCCGCTGTGGCTCAGTCAAATGCTGCAGCTGCTGGCGCGGCCGTAGCCGTAGCTGCGGAAAGTGCTCAAACCGGACACGGTGGACACGGCGATTACGAAGGTGAAAGCGACGGTGGTAAAGGATACTACTAA
- the LOC109601962 gene encoding EH domain-containing protein 3 isoform X1, with protein MFSFINKQQDSRKPEVYTTVLEGLKTIYKEKLLPVEQLYNFHDFHSPQLEDNDFDSTPMILLVGQYSTGKTTLIKFLLEREFPGMRVGPEPTTDRFVAVMYDKNEGMIPGNALIVDPKKQFKPLAKFGNSFLNRFQCSLVNSPVLRNMTIIDTPGILSGEKQRIDRGYDFIGVLEWFAERVDRIILLFDAHKLDISDEFRRAIEALRGHDDKIRIVLNKADMIDSNQLLRVYGAMMWSLGKVLRYPEVSRVYIGSFWDQPLQYDFNRKLFEEEEQNLFRDLQSLPKNTVLRRLNDLIKRARMAKVHAYIISELKKDMPIIFRKDSKKTHLIKHLNDIYLRIQRQYMFPAGDFPDIKKMQDILIHQDFNKFECLNKKLVDAVDETLNYDISSLMTKFSLESEDSQDIEGLHLTLIMTVIKYFKFLWCLGGAFARVSSIESPFGYMRGEGVDAGSGESEWVVNKDRTLYDKKFNEMNPIDGKITASVAKDEMIKSKLPNSVLSKIWKLSDLDKDDMLDSEEFALAMYLIKIKLEGNNLPNELPAHLVPPSKRQD; from the exons ATGTTTTCCTTTATAAACAAGCAGCAAGACTCGAGGAAGCCAGAAGTTTACACTACGGTTCTCGAAGgtctaaaaacaatttacaaagAAAAACTGCTGCCAGTGGAACAACTATACAATTTTCACGATTTCCACTCTCCACAACTGGAGGACAATGATTTCGATTCGACGCCGATGATTCTTCTCGTTGGTCAATATTCAACTGGAAAGACGACATTGATAAAGTTTTTACTAGAAAGAGAATTCCCAGGTATGAGAGTTGGACCGGAGCCAACAACTGACAG ATTTGTCGCCGTCATGTATGATAAAAACGAGGGCATGATTCCGGGTAACGCGTTGATCGTGGATcccaaaaaacaatttaaacccTTGGCCAAATTCGGCAATTCGTTTCTTAACCGCTTCCAGTGTTCGCTGGTGAATTCACCCGTGTTGAGGAACATGACTATCATTGACACTCCCGGAATACTTTCCGGCGAAAAGCAACGCATTGATCGAGGATATGATTTCATAGGTGTGCTTGAATGGTTTGCGGAGAGAGTAGACAGGATTATATTGCTGTTTGATGCACATAAGCTGGATATTTCCGACGAGTTCAGGAGAGCCATAGAAGCACTCAGAGGACACGACGATAAAATTaggattgttttaaataaggcCGATATGATAGACAGCAATCAGTTATTGAGAGTTTACGGCGCTATGATGTGGTCCCTGGGGAAAGTGCTCAGATATCCCGAAGTGTCTCG agttTATATTGGTTCATTTTGGGATCAACCGTTGCAATATGACTTTAACCGGAAACTATTTGAAGAGGAGGAACAAAATCTTTTTAGAGATTTACAGTCTTTGCCTAAGAACACCGTGCTGAGAAGActgaatgatttaattaaacgggCACGAATGGCGAAAGTTCACGCGTACATAATTTCAGAACTTAAAAAAGACATGCCCATCATATTCAGAAAAGATTCTAAGAAAACACACCTCATTAAACATCTGA ATGATATTTATTTGCGAATACAGAGGCAATACATGTTTCCTGCTGGAGATTTTcctgatataaaaaaaatgcagGACATTCTTATTCATCAAGACTTTAATAAATTCGAGTGCCTTAACAAAAAATTGGTTGATGCAGTCGacgaaactttaaattacgACATTTCATCTTTAATGACTAAGTTTAGTCTTGAGTCTGAAGATTCGCAAGACATTGAAGGTCTCCATTTAACTTTAATCATGAcagtgattaaatattttaaatttttatggtgTTTAGGGGGTGCATTTGCTCGAGTCTCATCTATAGAGTCACCGTTTGGTTATATGAGAGGTGAGGGTGTTGATGCGGGTTCTGGAGAGTCGGAGTGGGTTGTAAACAAGGACCGAACACTAtacgataaaaaatttaatgagatGAATCCTATTGATGGTAAAATCACAGCCTCAG TCGCAAAAGATGAAATGATTAAGTCGAAGTTGCCGAATTCTGTTTTGAGTAAGATTTGGAAATTGAGTGATTTAGACAAAGATGATATGTTGGATTCGGAGGAGTTCGCTTTGGCTATgtacttgattaaaattaaactagaaGGGAACAATTTACCTAATGAATTACCGGCACATCTAGTTCCTCCGTCGAAGAGACAAGATtag
- the LOC109601962 gene encoding EH domain-containing protein 3 isoform X2, giving the protein MFSFINKQQDSRKPEVYTTVLEGLKTIYKEKLLPVEQLYNFHDFHSPQLEDNDFDSTPMILLVGQYSTGKTTLIKFLLEREFPGMRVGPEPTTDRFVAVMYDKNEGMIPGNALIVDPKKQFKPLAKFGNSFLNRFQCSLVNSPVLRNMTIIDTPGILSGEKQRIDRGYDFIGVLEWFAERVDRIILLFDAHKLDISDEFRRAIEALRGHDDKIRIVLNKADMIDSNQLLRVYGAMMWSLGKVLRYPEVSRVYIGSFWDQPLQYDFNRKLFEEEEQNLFRDLQSLPKNTVLRRLNDLIKRARMAKVHAYIISELKKDMPIIFRKDSKKTHLIKHLNDIYLRIQRQYMFPAGDFPDIKKMQDILIHQDFNKFECLNKKLVDAVDETLNYDISSLMTKFSLESEDSQDIEGGAFARVSSIESPFGYMRGEGVDAGSGESEWVVNKDRTLYDKKFNEMNPIDGKITASVAKDEMIKSKLPNSVLSKIWKLSDLDKDDMLDSEEFALAMYLIKIKLEGNNLPNELPAHLVPPSKRQD; this is encoded by the exons ATGTTTTCCTTTATAAACAAGCAGCAAGACTCGAGGAAGCCAGAAGTTTACACTACGGTTCTCGAAGgtctaaaaacaatttacaaagAAAAACTGCTGCCAGTGGAACAACTATACAATTTTCACGATTTCCACTCTCCACAACTGGAGGACAATGATTTCGATTCGACGCCGATGATTCTTCTCGTTGGTCAATATTCAACTGGAAAGACGACATTGATAAAGTTTTTACTAGAAAGAGAATTCCCAGGTATGAGAGTTGGACCGGAGCCAACAACTGACAG ATTTGTCGCCGTCATGTATGATAAAAACGAGGGCATGATTCCGGGTAACGCGTTGATCGTGGATcccaaaaaacaatttaaacccTTGGCCAAATTCGGCAATTCGTTTCTTAACCGCTTCCAGTGTTCGCTGGTGAATTCACCCGTGTTGAGGAACATGACTATCATTGACACTCCCGGAATACTTTCCGGCGAAAAGCAACGCATTGATCGAGGATATGATTTCATAGGTGTGCTTGAATGGTTTGCGGAGAGAGTAGACAGGATTATATTGCTGTTTGATGCACATAAGCTGGATATTTCCGACGAGTTCAGGAGAGCCATAGAAGCACTCAGAGGACACGACGATAAAATTaggattgttttaaataaggcCGATATGATAGACAGCAATCAGTTATTGAGAGTTTACGGCGCTATGATGTGGTCCCTGGGGAAAGTGCTCAGATATCCCGAAGTGTCTCG agttTATATTGGTTCATTTTGGGATCAACCGTTGCAATATGACTTTAACCGGAAACTATTTGAAGAGGAGGAACAAAATCTTTTTAGAGATTTACAGTCTTTGCCTAAGAACACCGTGCTGAGAAGActgaatgatttaattaaacgggCACGAATGGCGAAAGTTCACGCGTACATAATTTCAGAACTTAAAAAAGACATGCCCATCATATTCAGAAAAGATTCTAAGAAAACACACCTCATTAAACATCTGA ATGATATTTATTTGCGAATACAGAGGCAATACATGTTTCCTGCTGGAGATTTTcctgatataaaaaaaatgcagGACATTCTTATTCATCAAGACTTTAATAAATTCGAGTGCCTTAACAAAAAATTGGTTGATGCAGTCGacgaaactttaaattacgACATTTCATCTTTAATGACTAAGTTTAGTCTTGAGTCTGAAGATTCGCAAGACATTGAAG GGGGTGCATTTGCTCGAGTCTCATCTATAGAGTCACCGTTTGGTTATATGAGAGGTGAGGGTGTTGATGCGGGTTCTGGAGAGTCGGAGTGGGTTGTAAACAAGGACCGAACACTAtacgataaaaaatttaatgagatGAATCCTATTGATGGTAAAATCACAGCCTCAG TCGCAAAAGATGAAATGATTAAGTCGAAGTTGCCGAATTCTGTTTTGAGTAAGATTTGGAAATTGAGTGATTTAGACAAAGATGATATGTTGGATTCGGAGGAGTTCGCTTTGGCTATgtacttgattaaaattaaactagaaGGGAACAATTTACCTAATGAATTACCGGCACATCTAGTTCCTCCGTCGAAGAGACAAGATtag
- the LOC109601923 gene encoding EH domain-containing protein 1 isoform X1 produces MVGHSNMFSFINKQQDGKKPEIYTTVLEGLKTIYREKLLPVEQLYNFHDFHSPQLEDNDFDSIPMILLVGQYSTGKTTFIKFLLEREFPGMRVGPEPTTDRFVAVMYDKNEGMIPGNALIVDPKRQFKPLAKFGNSFLNRFQCSLVNSPVLRNMTIIDTPGILSGEKQRIDRGYDFIGVLEWFAERVDRIILLFDAHKLDISDEFRRAIEALRGHDDKIRIVLNKADMIDSNQLLRVYGAMMWSLGKVLRYPEVSRVYIGSFWDQPLQFDCNRKLFEEEEQNLFRDLQSLPRNTVLRRLNDLIKRARMAKVHAYIISELKKDMPIVFRKDSKKTHLIKHLSDVFVRIQRQYMFPAGDFPDITKMQSILIHQDFNKFPTLNKKLIDNLDDTLNYDISSLMSKFSLELDDSHKIEGGAFARVTSVESPFGYMRGEGVDAGSGETEWVVSKDKLQYDQKFIEMHPVDGKITASVAKEEMIRSKLPNSVLSKIWKLSDIDKDDMLDSEEFALAMHLIKIKVEGNDLPAELPAHLVPPSRRIQ; encoded by the exons ATGGTG GGCCATTCAAACATGTTTTCGTTTATCAACAAGCAACAAGATGGAAAGAAACCAGAAATCTATACTACAGTACTTGAAGGCTTAAAAACGATTTACAGAGAAAAATTGCTACCAGTGGAACAACTATACAATTTTCACGATTTCCATTCGCCCCAACTAGAGGACAACGATTTCGATTCCATCCCCATGATACTTTTGGTTGGTCAATATTCCACTGGCAAAAcgacatttataaagtttttactgGAAAGGGAGTTCCCAGGCATGAGGGTAGGACCAGAACCAACAACTGACAG ATTTGTTGCTGTCATGTATGATAAAAATGAGGGCATGATTCCTGGTAATGCATTGATTGTGGATCCTAAAAGACAATTTAAACCTTTGGCCAAATTTGGTAATTCATTTCTGAATCGTTTCCAATGCTCCTTGGTAAATTCTCCCGTGCTGAGAAACATGACTATCATCGACACACCTGGTATATTATCTGGTGAGAAGCAACGTATCGATCGAGGATACGATTTCATCGGTGTACTGGAATGGTTTGCGGAAAGAGTTGACAGAATTATATTGCTGTTTGATGCACATAAACTAGATATTTCCGATGAGTTCAGGAGAGCAATAGAAGCACTTAGGGGACACGATGATAAAATTAGGATTGTCCTAAATAAAGCTGATATGATAGACAGCAATCAATTGTTGAGAGTTTATGGGGCTATGATGTGGTCTTTGGGAAAAGTACTACGATATCCAGAAGTATCGCG GGTTTACATTGGTTCATTTTGGGATCAGCCACTGCAGTTTGATTGTAACCGCAAGTTATTTGAAGAAGAGGAACAAAATCTTTTCagagatttgcaatctttacCCAGAAATACTGTGTTGAGAAGACTGAACGACCTAATAAAACGTGCTAGGATGGCAAAAGTTCATGCATATATTAtttctgaattaaaaaagGACATGCCTATAGTTTTCAGGAAAGACTCTAAAAAAACACATctcattaaacatttaa GTGATGTTTTTGTTCGAATTCAACGTCAGTATATGTTTCCTGCTGGTGATTTTCCTGACATAACAAAAATGCAGAGCATTCTTATTCaccaagattttaataaatttccgaCTCTTAATAAGAAGTTAATTGACAATCTTGATGACACCTTGAACTATGATATATCCTCTTTAATGTCGAAATTCAGCCTGGAACTTGATGATTCGCATAAAATTGAGGGTGGAGCTTTCGCACGAGTCACATCGGTAGAATCACCGTTTGGATATATGCGAGGTGAAGGTGTGGATGCTGGGTCCGGTGAAACTGAATGGGTAGTTAGTAAGGATAAGCTGCAATATGAtcagaaatttattgaaatgcaTCCGGTCGATGGAAAAATCACTGCCTCAG ttgccAAGGAGGAGATGATTAGGTCGAAGTTACCTAATTCAGTTTTGAGTAAGATTTGGAAATTGTCTGATATTGATAAAGACGATATGTTGGACTCGGAGGAATTCGCATTGGCCATGCATCTCATCAAGATAAAAGTTGAAGGAAATGATTTACCAGCGGAATTACCTGCACATCTAGTGCCTCCATCGAGAAGAattcaataa
- the LOC109602396 gene encoding antifreeze protein Maxi-like, with protein MFKYFTYFSCFVALALAGRKQVVVLSGHDADFGGDSGKYSSGAELTSLAHSSAIQAKTAVQNQQTAGSQAAFGAKSSLAQAALGAAATAQAALVGKQAIVHGLKRQLTQAQSQLQAEIAQYEQTQQAADAAAEFANQAQSQLSAITAAIAASQGAAQHAQEAASAAANAEASQHQMVVEAKQRVGHLSQELQTALGQLAETEAAAEKALSAAQVAQSNAAAAGAAVSIAAESSQSSGHGSKGW; from the exons ATGTTCaagtattttacatatttctccTGCTTTG TTGCCCTTGCTTTGGCTGGTAGAAAACAAGTAGTTGTTTTGTCAGGACATGATGCTGACTTCGGTGGAGATT CAGGAAAATATTCTTCAGGCGCCGAACTGACAAGCTTAGCTCATAGCTCTGCCATCCAAGCTAAGACCGCCGTTCAGAATCAACAAACCGCCGGCTCTCAAGCAGCTTTTGGTGCCAAGAGTAGCCTGGCCCAAGCCGCTTTAGGC GCTGCGGCCACCGCTCAGGCAGCTTTGGTCGGCAAACAAGCAATCGTGCACGGCTTGAAACGTCAACTGACCCAAGCCCAATCTCAATTGCAAGCAGAAATCGCCCAGTACGAACAAACCCAACAAGCCGCTGATGCCGCAGCTGAGTTCGCCAACCAAGCTCAATCCCAACTTTCCGCCATCACAGCCGCCATCGCCGCCTCCCAGGGAGCCGCCCAGCACGCCCAGGAGGCAGCTTCTGCTGCTGCAAACGCCGAGGCATCCCAACACCAAATGGTAGTTGAAGCTAAACAGCGCGTGGGACATCTGAGCCAAGAATTGCAGACTGCTTTGGGACAATTGGCCGAAACTGAAGCTGCTGCCGAGAAAGCCCTTTCAGCTGCTCAGGTAGCTCAAAGCAATGCTGCGGCTGCAGGTGCTGCTGTATCTATTGCTGCCGAGAGCTCCCAATCTTCTGGACACGGCTCGAAGGGATGGTAG